ATATGACGCTGTCGCTACATATCGACCCACTGCCTGACGAGGAGGTCATGCGCCGGGTCGCCCAATCGGAACGCGAAATCGCCGGAGCGCTTGACGATGCCGCCGGTACCGATCCGGTCGCTGCCCGGGAGCAACGCTGGCGAGCCGAGGATGTCGGCGAACTGGCTGAAGCCATGCGTGGTCGAGACCGCTACTTCAAGCTGGGCGGTTATTACCTGGTGGGCGCAGACTGCCGCGAGGAATTGGACAAAAACCTTCGCACTTTGCGGTCAGTCCTATCGGGGACCGGGCTGGTCGGGTCCGGCGCATTCGGCTACCAGCGGCAGGCGCTGATGTCGATTCTCCCGCTTGCACGCGAGCAGTTGGTCCGCCGGCGAGGGATCACCACGACCCCGTTGGCGGCCGCCCACCCGGGCAGCGGGCGCGGTCGGGCAGATCCCGACGGCTGGTTGCTGGCCGCCTGTGGATGGGACAATGGCCCCAGTGCGCCGTTCCTGTTCAATCCCTTCTCGCCCGCATACGAAAACCCGCACGTGGCGATCCTGGGGCAGAGCGGAACGGGCAAGACACACCTTGCCCGGGCAATCGCCTACAGCGCCTGGCTTTCAGGAGCCGAAGTCGCGTTGATCGATCCCAAGAACGAGTACGGGTCGTTATGTCAGCGGTGCGCGGGGTCCGAAATTGTGCTGGACCTGGGCGGTGGATCGGCCCTGAACGTATTCGATGCGGTCGGTGACGACGAAAGCTCCTACGCTGGCGGCGTCGCCAATGTCGCCGGGTTCTGGCGAGCGGCCCTCGGGAAGATGAGCGACCATCAGGCCGCCCTGCTTTCCAACGCGATCGAGAGGATCTGCCCGCCGCCCGGGAACCGGACCGGACGGCGCGCTTTGGCCGGCGACCTGGCCGCCGAACTGACCGATGATTCTTCGATCGACGGGGCGGGTCGCGTCGCCGCCCAGGACCTGGCGCAACGCCTGCAGAGGTTCTGTGGTCCGGCGATGGGACGTCTCTTTTCGTCTCCGACCAACGTCCAGTTGGACAACGATTTCCTGCTGTTCAAGCTGGCGGGCCTGCGCGCTCAGGACGTGGACGTTTTCTCGCTGGCCGTAAGGCTTACCCTGCTCGCCCTGGCGCGCTGGTTCAATCGCCCCGCCGACCGCCGCCTAATCCTGATCGACGAGGCCTGGTGCCTCCTGCATGACCGGGCCGGGTCGCGGTTTCTGCTCGATCTGGCCAAGACTGCGCGGGCCAAGGGCGCGATGCTTTTGATGATCACCCAGGATGTGGCTGATTTCGCCGCCAATCCCCTGGCGCGTTCGGTGTTGGCAAACTGCGCGGCGGCAATGATCTTTCGCCAGCACCGGGCGCATGGCGCCGCCCTGGCCGAATTGTTCGATCTGGATTCTGAGGGCTCGGCGCGCGTTTCGACCCTGCGCCGCGGCCAGGCATTGGCCGCCCTTGCCGGCGGCGAACGGGTGGCGATCGAAGTGTTTAACCACCCTTGGTGAAATGCCTGTCCGGCGCCGTACTGATGATGGCGCTGCTGTTCGTTACCAATCCGGTCCTGGCCCAGGAACCAGGCGACGGCACCCCCGGATCCGCGGTCGAAGCTCCAAGTCCGGTGGAACTTCTGCCGTTGCCATGGAACGATCCCGGCGCCGCCGCGGCGGCGGCCGGAGCCGGCCTGGTGGGGGAGCTCACGCGCGTGATCAGCGGACCCCTGGAGTGGGTATGGGCTTATCTCTTCCTGGTCCCGGATGCGATCGACCCGGCGCGCGCAGACCAGGTGGATGCGGCGCTGGCGCGAATCGCCCCGGCGGGTTTGAGCGATCCGATTTTCAGCGGCTACGGAGCGGCCGTGGCGGTACGGACGGCCTGGGAGCGGTCGCGCGAACTGGCGCTCTCCTCGCGGCTGCCGTTTCTTGGACTGGTGCTGGGCGGGTTCGCGGTCTGGGCGCTGGCGATGCTGTTTCTCGGTCGACCGGTCGACGTTCCCGCGGCCGCTGGACGCTTAGGGATCGCTCTGCTCGGGTCGCTGGCCTCATATCAATTCGTAGATGCCATGCTCCAGGTCAACGACATCCTGGTGAGGCTTTTCGCCGGCATCGGGTCGACGGACGTGCTGCTGGGCGCGCCGCAGACTTTGATGAGCGCCTGGAGCTGGGGGGAAGACGCCGACAGTCTTGTGGACCTGGGCGGGGCGCTGCTGCAGGGCGCGTGGTATGGACTCTTTCGCGCATTCCTGCAATTGCTGCTGCTGATCGGGATGGCCGGGATTGCGATCCGCCTGCTGGTGCGCCTGGTCTGGATCTGGGCCCTGACGGTGGTCGCCCCGCTGGTGCTGACGCTGGCGGTATTCCCTCCGGCCGCGCGATTGCCGGAGCTGTGGTTGCGCCGCCTGCTCCGTACCGTATTTGAGAAATCGGCCCTGGTCCTGGGACTGTCGGTGAGTTTTTCGGTCATTGCTCTGCAACCGCCGGGCCTGCTCAGCGTCGCCCTGGCAATCGTGGCCCTGTTCGTCGCCCAGGCGCTGCCGGGATTCCTGCTCGACGCCGTGGCCGGAGCCGGTGGCCAGGGCGGGCGAGCGATCCTGGGGCACCTCGCCGGTCCGGCGTCCGGGTGGCACAATGCCCGGCGGATCTTCAGGCGCACCCGGATGGGCCCGAAACCGCGCGCCGGGCCCGGACCGTGAAGCTGGTCTGGGTGCTTGGCCGCGTGGCACTGGAGGCGGGCATCTCAGCTATCGCCCGTCGAGGCGATGCCCCGGGCGAGCAGGAAGGTCGATCCAGTGGCGCAATTCACGTGTTGCTGGCGGCCGGGATCGCGGCCCTGATCCTCGCGACGCCGGGGATGCTCATCGCCCTGTGGTTGGCCGGTTTCTCGCCTGGCTCACCCTGAACGGAATTCGAGCCAAGCGCAACCACCTAACCGAATCGGCCTATTTCCGGATCGTGCCGGAATTCGAAAGCGCGGCGCCGCTCGGCCATTGCGGCGACCCCGACCCCCAGGGGATCCTGCACGCGGCCCTGTCCGGATTGGCCGATTACGAAGAGGTCGAAATCCGGTGGCTGTTCGCGCCCGCGTCTCCAAATGCCCAGCGCCAATTCGCGGCCGCCTGCGGCCGGTTGCAGAACGGCATCGCCCCCTATCGCCACGGGCTAGCGGCCAGCCTGGCGCGATCCGTCGTCGGTGGAGTCAGGTTCCTTCTCGACGTTATGTTCTGCCGACCGGAGCATCCTGTACCTCACCGAGAAAGCGAGCTCTCCCGAATCGTCGCCAAACGCGCGCTCGAACCGCTATTGGCTGGGGCGGTCCTGGCCCGCGTTCGGGCCCCCAATGCACGGCATGGCACGATCGTCGCCGCGCTGGCCCAGGCGCTTGGCCAGTACGGGTCCGGTTGGAATCGGCTGAAGGTCGAACGGCTGTCCGACAACCGCCGCGCTGAATCTTGGTTCGACGGCTGGCGCTTGCCGAATTCGGGATGCTGGCTGCTTACCGCCGCGGACGCGGCCGCGCTCTGCGAACTGCCAACGGCGCGGTCCCGCGATCCCAACCTGGCCCGCGCGCCGGCCGCCCAGGTCCCGCCGGCGGCGATGGTGCCGGTGGGCGAGGGGCTCTTTCTGGGTTGGCCCGAACCGGGATCGGCCGATCCCAGGCGGCAACTTGGTCTGCGCACCGAGGACGCGCTGCGGCACGTGCTGGCGGTCGGACCGACCGGGACCGGCAAGAGCACATTCCTATATTGGTACGCCCAGTCGGCAATCCGCAGCGGTATGGGATTGCTGCTGCTGGATCCCAAGGGAGACCTCGCCGAAGCGGTCCTGGACGCGGTGCCAGAGTGCCGGGCCAACGACGTCGCATTCCTGAACTTTGCCGACACCGCCAGACCGATCGGGCTCAACCCGCTGGCGGTGACCGATACGGCCGCGGCCGACCAGACCGCGGCGGCGGTAAGCACCATGATGCGCGAGCTGGTTACCGGCGAGGGCATGGCGTGGGGCACCACTATGTCGCAGGCGTTCGCCTACGGCTTTAGGACCCTGGCCGCAAATCCACAGATCGAACCGACCATGCTGGACCTGGAGCGGCTGTTCTTCGACCGCGGATGGCGCGCCGGTCTGCTGCAGAACGTCTCCGATCCGTTCGTTGCCGCCTACTGGACCAACCAGGTGGACCGGATGGGCGAGCGCCAGTTCGAGCTCAACTTCGGATCGGCGCTGCGTCGGATGGCCCTACTGGTCAACGACCCGCGTGTCCGCAACATCCTGGCTCAGGCGCGGCCGGCAGTGCGCTGGGACCGTGCGTTAAAGCGATCGGCGATCGTGCTGGTGAACCTGGACCAGGCCGACAACGCCCTTGGGATCGCCGGATCGCGCCTGCTGGGCAGCATCATCGTCACCCAGTTCTGGCAGGCGGTGCTGAGGCGCCCGCGCGGAGATCGGCCGCCGTTCATCTTCCTGATCGACGAATTCCAGGAATTCCTCGATACCGGCCGCAACATGGGGGCGTTCTTCGAGCGCTCCCGCAGTTACCGGGTGGGGATGTGCATCGCGACCCAGTCCCTGGCCCAGCCGCGGCTCAAAGCCGTGCGGCGCACGGTGACGATCAACGCTCGCACCCACGTGGTGTTTGGCGGGTTGCGGGACGAGGCCCGGCACTTCGCGCTGTCAACCGAACCGCACTTTTCGGCCCGCGACTTGGACCGCCGCGAGGCATTCCAGATGACGGTTTCGACGCTGGTTGACAACCAGCCGGTGCCGCCGTTTTCAGCCCACGTGACGGCGCTGCCGGATCCCTGTGCGGATCGGCTGACGGCCCGAAAGCGGCGCGCCTCGCAGCTGTTTGGCGCCGACCTGGGGCAACTCGAGGAGAGCGTTCGCCGGCGCTACGGCCCGCGTCTTAACTGAAGCCGGGCACCGGGGCGCGCATACGGGATTCCCTCTGGCGCAAGGGTCCTGGGCGGACCGAGGATTCTGCCAGCGCCGGAGTCCCGGCGCATAACACCTGGAGCTACAAAACGGAGCAGTTCTTGCCTTTGGCGCCGGCCGGGCTTCTGGCCGGCTGCGGCCTGGCAATTGCCGTCGCGCTTTTCGTTTGGTTGGGAGCCCGATCAGGGCCACTGGCTGGCGATCCGACCGGGACCTGGTACCGGATTCTGGTACCTTCCGACCACGATGGGCCGGCGCATTCGATGCTTTCCGAGCTCGCCCGATCGGGCGAGCTGGCCGCACCCGGTCCGCGCCTGCTGGGCGGAGCGGAACCGGCCGCTTTCGGCCGCGCGGTCAGGATCAACGCCCGCCGGATCTCATACAGCGATTACACCGCCGGGCCCTGGTCGGGAAACCACCCCGCGCGCCTCAAGCACCTTTACCCCGGTATCCGGGTAGACGTCTCCCAAAGGAGGAACCTTGCTTAATCGGATCATGCTGCGCCTGCGCGGCACTCTCGCGCGGTTCATCGCCGACGAGCGCGGTTCGGCGACCGAGTACATCATGATCGCCGGCCTGGCGGTGATAGTCCTCGGCGCCGCCGTGGTGACCTGGAACGAAGGTCTGGTCACCTACCTCGACGACATGCTCTCCGACCTGCAGGGGCTGGGGGAGTAACGTCTTCCGGGCCCTGGCAAGCGAGCGCGGCGGCGCGGCCACCGAGGCGATCCTGGTGTTGTCGCTTCTGGCGCCGCTGTTTGCGGCGATGATCGCGCTCGGAGACCTCTGGGCCGACCAGGTGGCGTTGGACCATGTGGCGGCCGTCGCGGTCCGCCGCGCCGCCGCCGCCGGCGGGGACTCGGCGCAGTTGCGGGCGAGCCTGCGGTCCGATCTCGAGGCGGCCGGTCTGCCGGAAGATTCGGTGACGGTGCGGGTCGATCCGGCAGCGCCGGCCTGGCAGGACTCGATCACGGTGCGCCTCAGCCTGTCGCGCAGCATCCAGATCCCGCTGCTCGGATCCCGGGACCTGCAGCTGTCTTCGCAGTTCGCGGCCCGCAACGAGGTCGGCGAGGTCGCCGCATGATCGGGCGATTCCTATTTGGCGAACGCGGATCGGTCAGCGTGCAGGGGATCCTGCTGCTGGGCATATTCATGGTCGTGCTGGCGTTCGTGGCCGAATTCGGGTCGCTGCGCGCCAAGACCCTGCGGCTGCAGTCGGCGTTCGACCGCGCGGCCCTGGCGGCAACCGGTGCGATCGATGGCGGCGCCCTGGCCGATAGAGGCGAGCTCAGGCTCGATGCGGCGGCCGCCGAGGCCGTCGCCCGGGAATACCTGGCCGCCAACCTGGAGCCGCTGGAAGGCTCGATACCCGGTATGACCGCGAGCCGGGTTGCGACCGCCGCCCAAGTCGGGGTTTCCTCGGCGCCGGAATCGTCCGTCACGCTGTCGGGCGTGGTGGATCTGCCCAACGGGTTGCTCGCAATCGTCGGCGTCGGTCCGACCACCACCCACCGCATCGAATCCCATTCCGTATTGGAAGGACCCTGAATTGATCGGTAGAAACCTCTGGGCGCTCATGGTAGCCGCCCTCCTGCTGGCGGCGTTGGCCGGCGGCATCTGGTTCTCCAACCGTCCCGCACCAACCGAAAGCACCGAACCCGTCCCAAGCGGGGCCGGACCGGGGCCGACCCAACCACGCGCGCTGGCCCCAGTCGGCCTGGAGATCGGCTCCGACGAGGGACCGGGTCCCTTCGAGCTGACGATCGGAGAGCGGCTAAGCCTGCTGGCGGCGGTGGAGCTCGAAGACGGCAGCGTCAGGTACGACGCCCCGATCAGCTGGTCGAGCTCAGATCCGCAGATAGCCCGCGTCGATTCGCAGGGTCTTTTGAGCGGGATGGGAATCGGGCAGGTTCGGTTAACGGCCGAACTATCCCCATTGATTACGGAAGTTACCGTCCGCGTTGGCGAGTAGCAGCGACTTGAATGCGGCGTTGACGCGAGCCTTGTCCGGCATATTCGGGGTCGCGCTGGCGGTCCTGCTGCTGGTCACGGGAGCTCCTCCGGCGCTCGCCGACCACGGCGAGTGGCAGGAGCGGCAGACCTGGATCGAACCGGTGCGGGAAGAAAGGATCCGCGTGATTCCCGGCCGCTGGGTGAACAAAAGGGTCTGGGTCCCGCCGCGCACGGTGACCAGGGAGGAGACGACCACCGTTGAAGTCGAAGTCGAATACCAGTACTACGTCGAGGACGGGCACTGGGACGTCGTTCACGTTTGGGTCGAGGCCTACGAGGTCCGGTGCCAAACAGTCTGGAAGTGGTACCGGGACTGCTCGGATTTCTGGGGCTCCTGCGAATGGGTCTACGGTCCGCGCGAGGAGTGCAAGCGGGTCGACGTCTCGTATTTCCGGTTGGAGCGCCGCTGGGTCGACACCTCCTACTGGGAGACCCGCACCCGCACCGAAAACCGGCAGGAAACCCGGACCGTGACCGAGGAGATCCCGGGTTACTGGGAAACCCGGCAACGGTGGGTGCCGGGCCGGACCGAGACCTACTGGCACGAAATCGAGCCGGGGCGCTGGGAGACCACCCGGGTATGGGTGGAGCTGCCCCACGAGGGAGTCGGCGAAGAGCCGCCTGCGTGCAGGCCCAGCGGCATCTACAAGGTTTCCAGCAACTACGTGGGCAACACCCAGTGGACCGACG
The Chloroflexota bacterium genome window above contains:
- a CDS encoding DUF87 domain-containing protein, which encodes MNRSIEKLFGGSRRSVLDVGVRRVTENGIEREDGVLVAGLALAPTDLESLDREQVSALNSGMAGFLAGLDTPVQFLVSNNRFDAERYLSRTIDRWRGDWFAKSGLRERLVASPEGQTSWVTFAHVAAANANLRQIKVRLMILAHRGRGKSPPDAESRIERIGAALSQAGIAWRTMGGLELVLELERAFFHGGGTLANALAAGGPMRVVEGLENLAFDLADPLPEWIEFSPRHMRLPLAEGDRYCAAGYLRALPRAVDTGWLALPSRFDFDMTLSLHIDPLPDEEVMRRVAQSEREIAGALDDAAGTDPVAAREQRWRAEDVGELAEAMRGRDRYFKLGGYYLVGADCREELDKNLRTLRSVLSGTGLVGSGAFGYQRQALMSILPLAREQLVRRRGITTTPLAAAHPGSGRGRADPDGWLLAACGWDNGPSAPFLFNPFSPAYENPHVAILGQSGTGKTHLARAIAYSAWLSGAEVALIDPKNEYGSLCQRCAGSEIVLDLGGGSALNVFDAVGDDESSYAGGVANVAGFWRAALGKMSDHQAALLSNAIERICPPPGNRTGRRALAGDLAAELTDDSSIDGAGRVAAQDLAQRLQRFCGPAMGRLFSSPTNVQLDNDFLLFKLAGLRAQDVDVFSLAVRLTLLALARWFNRPADRRLILIDEAWCLLHDRAGSRFLLDLAKTARAKGAMLLMITQDVADFAANPLARSVLANCAAAMIFRQHRAHGAALAELFDLDSEGSARVSTLRRGQALAALAGGERVAIEVFNHPW
- a CDS encoding DUF853 family protein — encoded protein: MPGGSSGAPGWARNRAPGPDREAGLGAWPRGTGGGHLSYRPSRRCPGRAGRSIQWRNSRVAGGRDRGPDPRDAGDAHRPVVGRFLAWLTLNGIRAKRNHLTESAYFRIVPEFESAAPLGHCGDPDPQGILHAALSGLADYEEVEIRWLFAPASPNAQRQFAAACGRLQNGIAPYRHGLAASLARSVVGGVRFLLDVMFCRPEHPVPHRESELSRIVAKRALEPLLAGAVLARVRAPNARHGTIVAALAQALGQYGSGWNRLKVERLSDNRRAESWFDGWRLPNSGCWLLTAADAAALCELPTARSRDPNLARAPAAQVPPAAMVPVGEGLFLGWPEPGSADPRRQLGLRTEDALRHVLAVGPTGTGKSTFLYWYAQSAIRSGMGLLLLDPKGDLAEAVLDAVPECRANDVAFLNFADTARPIGLNPLAVTDTAAADQTAAAVSTMMRELVTGEGMAWGTTMSQAFAYGFRTLAANPQIEPTMLDLERLFFDRGWRAGLLQNVSDPFVAAYWTNQVDRMGERQFELNFGSALRRMALLVNDPRVRNILAQARPAVRWDRALKRSAIVLVNLDQADNALGIAGSRLLGSIIVTQFWQAVLRRPRGDRPPFIFLIDEFQEFLDTGRNMGAFFERSRSYRVGMCIATQSLAQPRLKAVRRTVTINARTHVVFGGLRDEARHFALSTEPHFSARDLDRREAFQMTVSTLVDNQPVPPFSAHVTALPDPCADRLTARKRRASQLFGADLGQLEESVRRRYGPRLN